The DNA segment TTTTTGCTTTAATAACAATTAATTATTTTATGAGTTAGGATTAAAAATGTATCAAAGTATTTATTCGTCCGATGTATCTTATATACTTTTACAAAGTAATGGCAAAAAATTGACAAATCTGCATTTCATAGATAAAAAACTACACCTTGAAAACAACAATTGTCCTATATTAAATTTAGCCCAAAAAGAGTTAGATTTATATTTTTCTAAAAAATTATCAGTCTTTAAAACTCCATTATTAATACAAGGAAGTAAATTCGAGCAAAACGTTTATCGCGCACTAATGAATATACCATTTGGTCATACAAAAACCTATAAAGAAATAGCTTTAATAATTAATCATCCCAAGGCATACAGAGCTGTTGGTAATGCAAATGCTACAAATAAAATTGCTATTTTTATACCGTGTCATAGAGTTCTAGCTAAAAACTGCATAGGAGGATATGCAGATGGAATATTTATAAAGAAATTTTTACTTGAACTTGAAAAAGATCAATAAATAATTTTACTTAAATATAAACCACTAGAAGGTGCCAATAATCTAGTATGTATTTTTTTGGTATCAATTTGTTCTTTAAGATTATCTTGACTAATTTTAGTTTCTAAAACTTTAAAAATTCCAGCCATCATCATTCTAATTTGTGATCTTAAAAAACCATTAGCTTCAAAAGAAAATATACTATAGTCTTTATAAGAAAAAACCTTACTTTTGTAAATTTTTCTTATTGTTGTTTTATTATTTGATCCTTCTTTTTGAAAAAATTTAAAATCATGTTCACCTTCAAATATTGAAATAATCTTAGATGCTAAATTTAAATCTATCTTTGGATAAAAATGAACATAAGAAGCTAAAAAAGGATTATAGTTTCCATGAAAAAGCACATAATAATACTTCCTTTTTTTCACATCAAAACGAACTTGAAAAGTTTGTGGTATTTGTTGAATATTTTTAACATGTATATAAGGATGTGCAAAATAATTAATTTTGTTTTTTAAATACACAAAATCACGAAAATATTCATCAATCTCAACACTAGCAACT comes from the Campylobacter insulaenigrae NCTC 12927 genome and includes:
- a CDS encoding methylated-DNA--[protein]-cysteine S-methyltransferase codes for the protein MYQSIYSSDVSYILLQSNGKKLTNLHFIDKKLHLENNNCPILNLAQKELDLYFSKKLSVFKTPLLIQGSKFEQNVYRALMNIPFGHTKTYKEIALIINHPKAYRAVGNANATNKIAIFIPCHRVLAKNCIGGYADGIFIKKFLLELEKDQ
- the truA gene encoding tRNA pseudouridine(38-40) synthase TruA, with protein sequence MLVKLTFSYDGSKFQGSASQPHKNTVQDKLAQVLGHLGIYEKILFASRTDKGVHATNAVASVEIDEYFRDFVYLKNKINYFAHPYIHVKNIQQIPQTFQVRFDVKKRKYYYVLFHGNYNPFLASYVHFYPKIDLNLASKIISIFEGEHDFKFFQKEGSNNKTTIRKIYKSKVFSYKDYSIFSFEANGFLRSQIRMMMAGIFKVLETKISQDNLKEQIDTKKIHTRLLAPSSGLYLSKIIY